One genomic window of uncultured Fusobacterium sp. includes the following:
- a CDS encoding PTS system mannose/fructose/sorbose family transporter subunit IID — protein sequence MMISNDKITDNGKITKKEFWQVFFRSCTLDSAWNYERQQNLMYCYMMIPILKKLYTTKDEMASALKRHLEFVSCTPHLVSLLLGIMGAMEEENTKNKEFNPASISAIRTSLMGPIAGLGDSFFWGTLLTIAIGIAVSFSNQGSIIGPISFILIINIPGFLSRYYGLKFGFKYGLKLFGDLSDSGLVENITRTASILGLMVIGAMVATTVSISIPLEIGINGATQPIQSYIDQIMPALLPFGAFSLMYWLLGKRIKTTTILIFLIIICCIGSYFGIV from the coding sequence ATGATGATTTCTAATGATAAAATTACAGATAACGGAAAAATTACTAAAAAAGAGTTTTGGCAAGTATTTTTTAGATCTTGTACTTTAGATAGTGCTTGGAATTATGAAAGACAACAAAATTTAATGTACTGTTACATGATGATTCCTATATTGAAAAAATTATACACAACAAAAGATGAAATGGCTTCAGCACTTAAACGTCATTTAGAGTTCGTTTCATGTACCCCACATTTAGTTTCTTTATTACTTGGAATAATGGGAGCTATGGAAGAAGAAAATACAAAAAATAAAGAATTTAATCCAGCATCAATCAGTGCTATTAGGACATCATTAATGGGACCAATAGCAGGACTAGGAGATTCATTTTTCTGGGGAACACTATTAACTATTGCAATAGGAATAGCTGTATCGTTTTCTAATCAAGGAAGTATAATAGGTCCTATATCATTTATACTAATTATAAATATTCCAGGTTTCTTATCTCGTTACTATGGATTAAAATTTGGATTTAAATATGGATTAAAATTATTTGGAGATTTATCAGATTCTGGTTTAGTAGAAAATATAACTAGAACAGCTTCTATTTTAGGACTTATGGTAATTGGTGCTATGGTTGCAACAACTGTAAGTATATCTATTCCATTGGAAATAGGAATAAATGGAGCAACACAACCAATTCAAAGTTATATAGATCAAATTATGCCAGCCCTTTTACCTTTTGGAGCCTTTTCTTTAATGTATTGGCTATTAGGAAAAAGAATTAAAACTACAACGATATTAATATTTTTGATAATAATTTGTTGTATAGGATCTTATTTTGGAATAGTATAA
- a CDS encoding PTS sugar transporter subunit IIC: MGGEHSLLFQAMLITLVAFIGYMHSFIGSTMMNRPIIVAPLVGLVLGDLTLGIKVGALLELIFLGAVPIGASNPPDITSGAIIGTAFVILTGQEVGAAVALAVPVATLALLLDNLQMMFILTWASHLADKYAEQGDYKKVEWVARIAGVGNKILLALLVGIAFYVGVPFIKIVLDKIPEFIIHGMDVAAGILPAIGFAMLARMILIKELSPYLLIGFLLAAFLKVTVFGVALFGLAIGSLLYFNSKKNNIISSNSGNMEVDDDDF, from the coding sequence ATTATTTCAAGCTATGCTTATAACATTAGTTGCTTTTATTGGGTATATGCATAGTTTTATAGGATCTACAATGATGAATCGTCCTATTATTGTAGCACCATTAGTTGGACTTGTATTAGGTGACTTGACTTTAGGAATAAAAGTAGGAGCTTTACTAGAACTTATATTCTTGGGAGCTGTTCCAATAGGAGCAAGTAATCCACCGGATATAACTTCAGGAGCTATAATAGGAACAGCTTTTGTAATATTAACTGGACAAGAAGTAGGAGCTGCAGTAGCACTTGCTGTTCCAGTGGCAACATTAGCTTTATTATTAGATAACTTACAAATGATGTTTATACTAACTTGGGCATCTCATTTAGCAGATAAATATGCTGAACAAGGAGATTATAAAAAAGTTGAATGGGTTGCAAGAATAGCAGGTGTTGGAAATAAAATATTATTAGCTTTACTTGTGGGAATAGCTTTTTATGTAGGAGTACCTTTTATAAAAATAGTATTAGATAAGATACCAGAGTTTATAATTCATGGAATGGATGTAGCTGCTGGAATATTACCAGCAATTGGATTTGCTATGTTAGCAAGAATGATTTTGATAAAGGAACTATCTCCATATTTATTAATTGGTTTTCTTTTAGCAGCTTTTTTAAAGGTTACTGTTTTTGGAGTAGCGTTATTTGGATTAGCAATAGGAAGTTTACTTTATTTTAATTCAAAGAAAAACAATATAATTTCATCAAATTCAGGAAATATGGAGGTGGATGATGATGATTTCTAA